Proteins encoded within one genomic window of Prauserella marina:
- a CDS encoding ribonuclease D, which translates to MENADHGSEVPEESAPIPLTEPAGGTPPVVADVAALREACRRLAEGSGSVAVDTERASGYRYWPKAYLVQIRREGAGTFLVDPIPLRDELAPLADVLGTTEWVLHAASQDLPCLDELDLRPPSLFDTELAGRLAGYERVALGTLVEALLGYQLEKGHSAADWSKRPLPQDWLNYAALDVELLVPLREKLEAELSAQGKLEWARQEFEAVRLAPAPAPRAEPWRRTSGIHKIRTARGLAAVRALWEARDELARKRDRAPSRILPDSAIVNAVLSDARTATDLQALPVFGGRVQRRYTSNWLRHLQASRTLPQSELPSPSVPNDGPPPPNRWADKDPDAAARLAAARAALTGIAEHHRLPVENLLLPDLLRRTCWRPPDDRSPEGVAAVLAEHGARPWQIELTANEISKALHVQA; encoded by the coding sequence GTGGAAAACGCAGATCACGGCTCCGAGGTGCCGGAGGAGTCTGCGCCCATACCGCTCACCGAACCCGCTGGGGGTACCCCACCGGTCGTCGCCGATGTCGCCGCGCTACGCGAGGCGTGTCGGCGGCTGGCCGAGGGAAGCGGCTCCGTCGCCGTGGACACCGAGCGCGCGTCCGGCTACCGGTACTGGCCGAAGGCATACCTGGTGCAGATCCGGCGCGAGGGCGCCGGCACGTTCCTCGTCGATCCCATTCCGCTTCGCGACGAGCTCGCGCCTCTGGCCGACGTGCTCGGCACGACCGAGTGGGTGCTGCACGCCGCGTCCCAGGACCTGCCGTGCCTTGACGAACTGGACCTGCGCCCGCCTTCGCTTTTCGACACCGAGCTGGCCGGACGCCTCGCCGGATACGAGCGCGTCGCGCTGGGCACGCTCGTCGAGGCACTACTCGGCTACCAGCTCGAAAAAGGCCACAGCGCCGCCGACTGGTCGAAGCGGCCCCTTCCGCAGGACTGGCTCAACTACGCGGCGCTGGACGTCGAGCTGCTGGTCCCGCTGCGGGAGAAACTGGAAGCAGAGCTGTCGGCACAGGGCAAGCTGGAGTGGGCGCGGCAGGAGTTCGAAGCCGTCCGGCTCGCTCCGGCCCCCGCGCCGAGGGCCGAGCCATGGCGGCGGACCTCGGGCATCCACAAGATCCGCACCGCGCGGGGACTCGCCGCGGTCAGGGCGCTGTGGGAGGCCCGTGACGAGCTGGCCCGCAAGCGTGACCGGGCTCCGAGCCGGATCCTGCCGGACAGCGCCATCGTCAACGCGGTGCTCTCCGACGCGCGTACCGCGACCGACCTGCAAGCACTACCGGTGTTCGGTGGCAGGGTGCAGCGCAGATACACCAGCAACTGGCTGCGGCACTTGCAGGCCTCGCGCACCCTCCCGCAGAGCGAGCTACCGAGCCCGTCGGTGCCCAACGACGGACCGCCTCCACCCAACCGGTGGGCCGACAAGGACCCCGACGCGGCGGCCCGGCTCGCGGCGGCACGGGCGGCGCTGACCGGCATCGCCGAGCATCACCGGCTACCCGTGGAGAACCTGCTGCTTCCCGACCTGCTGCGGCGCACCTGCTGGCGGCCGCCCGACGACCGCTCCCCCGAGGGGGTCGCCGCCGTACTGGCCGAGCACGGCGCCCGGCCGTGGCAGATCGAGCTGACCGCGAACGAGATCAGCAAAGCCCTGCACGTTCAGGCGTGA
- the hemQ gene encoding hydrogen peroxide-dependent heme synthase → MARLNYQELNDTIRYTAWSVFKVEPGRLGDDRGDAARETTDYLDALEGKGVVVRGVYDVAGLRADADYLIWWHAEEIEQIQAAYTGFRRTPLGRASAPVWSQVALHRPAEFNKSHIPAFLAGEEARKYICVYPFVRSYEWYLLPDDERRKMLADHGKEARDYPDVRANTVSSFALGDYEWILAFEADELHRIVDLMRHLRGTEARLHVREETPFYTGTKVQPGELVLNLP, encoded by the coding sequence ATGGCCCGCCTGAATTACCAAGAACTCAACGACACCATTCGCTACACCGCGTGGTCGGTGTTCAAGGTCGAACCGGGACGGCTCGGTGACGACCGGGGCGACGCGGCGAGGGAGACCACCGACTACCTCGACGCGCTTGAGGGCAAGGGCGTCGTCGTGCGCGGAGTCTACGACGTCGCCGGTCTTCGCGCCGACGCCGACTACCTCATCTGGTGGCACGCCGAGGAAATCGAGCAGATCCAGGCCGCCTACACCGGATTCCGCCGCACCCCGCTTGGCAGGGCGTCGGCACCGGTGTGGAGCCAGGTGGCGCTGCACCGGCCTGCCGAGTTCAACAAGAGCCACATCCCCGCGTTCCTGGCAGGGGAAGAGGCCCGCAAATACATCTGCGTGTACCCGTTCGTCCGCTCCTACGAGTGGTACCTGCTGCCCGACGACGAACGCCGCAAGATGCTTGCCGACCATGGCAAGGAAGCCCGTGACTACCCGGACGTCAGGGCCAACACGGTGTCCTCGTTCGCGCTGGGCGACTACGAGTGGATCCTCGCCTTCGAGGCCGACGAACTGCACCGCATCGTCGACCTCATGCGGCACCTGCGCGGGACGGAGGCTCGGTTGCACGTCCGCGAGGAAACCCCGTTCTACACGGGAACCAAGGTGCAGCCTGGCGAACTGGTGCTCAACCTGCCGTGA
- a CDS encoding DUF3000 domain-containing protein, with product MTAMTQAPEEFHAAVAALQSVRPRPEVTLEPIRAPQRLAPWAYALGCETVGPGDVKASGRLVLLYDPEGQEAWNGVFRLVVYVRAGLDRELATDPFLPAVGWSWLTDALEASGASWSTLGGTVTETSSARFGDIAGPTRTDDLELRASWTPDDADLAPHGEAFCQLMSSYVGLPPVGVTMFEQRQSL from the coding sequence GTGACCGCCATGACCCAGGCGCCAGAGGAGTTCCACGCCGCCGTAGCAGCACTTCAGTCCGTGCGTCCCCGGCCGGAGGTGACCCTCGAACCCATCAGGGCCCCGCAGCGGCTCGCGCCGTGGGCCTACGCACTGGGCTGCGAAACCGTGGGGCCCGGCGACGTGAAGGCGTCGGGAAGGCTGGTGCTGCTGTACGACCCCGAGGGCCAGGAAGCCTGGAACGGGGTCTTCCGGCTGGTCGTGTACGTGCGGGCCGGTCTCGACAGGGAACTGGCGACCGACCCCTTCCTCCCCGCCGTCGGCTGGTCGTGGCTCACCGACGCGCTGGAGGCATCGGGGGCGTCCTGGTCGACACTCGGCGGGACGGTCACCGAAACGTCCTCGGCGAGATTCGGCGACATCGCCGGACCGACCCGCACCGACGATCTCGAACTGAGGGCGTCCTGGACGCCTGACGACGCGGATCTCGCACCCCACGGGGAGGCGTTCTGTCAACTCATGTCGAGTTACGTCGGCCTTCCCCCGGTTGGAGTAACCATGTTTGAACAGCGACAGTCCCTCTGA
- the hemG gene encoding protoporphyrinogen oxidase: MLRVAVVGGGISGLTAAYRLRRELGGQAVITVCESTGELGGKLHTAELAGMPFDVGAEAFLARRPEGVVLAGDLGLSDELVHPSGASATVRAGGATRPLPSGTVMGVPSSAEALTGLLSEEGGRTAASEPQLPRLELPPGDLSLGALLRGRFGDELVDRLVDPLLGGVYAGGADGLGLRATLPAIADAIDDGAGSLTEAAARQIPEKPSARPVFATLTGGLQTLITRLTEEAKPMLRLGEPVRALARRPEGGWRLSFGAATESHAPADSRLDVDAVVLAVPAPAAAKLLADEVPAAAAAFAGVELASMAVVALALPPGTELPKNSGVLIGATERRADGRPFTAKAFTFSARKWAHHAPPGAPVLVRGSVGRFGDTDGLRADDEELARLVRADLTELTGITAEPVDVLVRRWGGGLPQYGVGHVRRVADIRAALAGVPRLAVAGAALYGVGIPACIATAHAAALHVVGR, translated from the coding sequence ATGCTGAGAGTCGCGGTTGTCGGTGGCGGGATCTCCGGGTTGACCGCCGCCTACCGGTTGCGCAGGGAGCTGGGCGGGCAGGCCGTCATCACGGTGTGCGAGTCGACGGGTGAGCTCGGCGGCAAGCTGCACACGGCGGAACTCGCGGGAATGCCCTTCGACGTCGGAGCGGAGGCGTTCCTGGCGCGCAGGCCGGAAGGTGTGGTGCTCGCGGGGGATCTCGGTCTTTCCGACGAGCTGGTGCACCCGAGCGGGGCCTCCGCGACGGTGCGCGCTGGCGGGGCTACCCGGCCGCTGCCATCCGGCACGGTGATGGGGGTGCCCTCGTCGGCGGAGGCACTTACCGGGCTGCTGTCCGAGGAGGGCGGCAGGACCGCCGCCTCGGAACCGCAACTGCCCCGGCTGGAGCTGCCGCCAGGCGACCTTTCCCTCGGCGCGCTGCTGCGCGGCCGTTTCGGCGACGAACTCGTCGACCGGCTCGTCGACCCGTTGCTTGGCGGTGTCTACGCGGGGGGAGCCGACGGGCTCGGCTTGCGGGCCACTCTTCCCGCGATCGCCGACGCCATCGACGACGGCGCTGGCTCGCTCACCGAGGCGGCGGCCAGGCAGATTCCGGAGAAGCCCTCGGCGAGGCCGGTTTTCGCGACGTTGACCGGCGGCCTGCAAACGCTCATCACGCGGCTCACCGAGGAAGCGAAACCGATGCTGCGGCTCGGCGAGCCGGTGCGCGCGCTCGCCAGGAGGCCCGAAGGCGGCTGGCGGCTGAGCTTCGGCGCGGCCACCGAATCGCACGCCCCAGCCGACTCGCGACTCGACGTCGACGCGGTCGTGCTCGCGGTGCCGGCGCCCGCCGCCGCCAAATTGCTTGCCGACGAGGTGCCTGCCGCCGCGGCCGCGTTCGCCGGTGTCGAGCTCGCCTCCATGGCCGTCGTGGCGCTCGCCCTGCCACCGGGAACCGAACTGCCGAAGAACTCGGGTGTGCTCATCGGCGCCACGGAACGTCGCGCTGACGGGCGCCCGTTCACCGCCAAGGCGTTCACCTTCTCGGCGCGCAAATGGGCGCACCACGCGCCGCCGGGAGCGCCGGTGCTCGTCAGAGGCTCCGTCGGCCGCTTCGGCGACACGGACGGCCTCAGGGCCGACGACGAGGAACTGGCGCGGCTGGTGCGCGCCGATCTCACCGAACTGACCGGCATCACGGCTGAGCCGGTCGACGTGCTCGTGCGGCGCTGGGGAGGCGGTCTTCCGCAGTACGGGGTGGGACACGTCCGCAGGGTGGCCGACATCCGCGCCGCGCTCGCCGGGGTTCCGAGGCTCGCGGTCGCCGGTGCCGCTCTGTACGGCGTCGGCATTCCGGCCTGTATCGCCACCGCGCACGCCGCCGCCCTGCACGTGGTGGGACGATAG
- a CDS encoding response regulator transcription factor: MAAVGFSQAVRSTPAGALPASMVPHPREELFSVLVVDDHPLLREAIAARLAQMGAGTVHEAATVAEARARAAATGPCDLAILDLGLPDGSGIELVTELRSSGWPRVVVLASSDDPYAVRSAFQAGAQAYLLKSASPVVVTDGVRRVLEGGVYADPSVAPVLATGTRVAGTDNTPRELSAREVEVLQLVADGQSNKEIGEELSLSALTVKSHLSRIGRKLGTGDRAQMVALAMRAGVIR; the protein is encoded by the coding sequence GTGGCTGCCGTCGGCTTTTCACAGGCCGTTCGTTCCACGCCAGCCGGTGCGTTGCCGGCGAGCATGGTTCCGCATCCGCGGGAAGAGTTGTTTTCCGTGCTGGTGGTCGATGACCACCCGCTGTTGAGGGAGGCGATTGCCGCACGACTGGCGCAGATGGGCGCCGGCACAGTACACGAGGCCGCCACGGTGGCCGAGGCGCGCGCGAGGGCGGCGGCCACAGGGCCGTGCGACCTGGCGATTCTCGACCTCGGACTGCCGGACGGCAGTGGCATCGAACTGGTCACGGAGCTCCGCAGCAGCGGCTGGCCCCGGGTAGTCGTGCTGGCTTCGTCCGACGACCCTTATGCGGTCCGCTCGGCGTTCCAGGCGGGCGCCCAGGCTTATCTCCTCAAATCGGCATCGCCGGTGGTCGTCACCGACGGTGTCCGCAGGGTGCTGGAGGGCGGCGTATACGCCGACCCGAGCGTGGCACCCGTACTGGCCACCGGCACCAGGGTCGCCGGCACCGACAACACGCCGCGTGAGCTGTCAGCTCGCGAGGTCGAGGTGCTGCAACTCGTCGCCGACGGCCAGTCGAACAAGGAGATCGGTGAAGAGCTGAGCCTCTCGGCGCTGACGGTGAAGTCTCACCTCTCGCGCATCGGGCGCAAGCTCGGCACCGGTGACCGGGCACAAATGGTGGCGCTGGCCATGCGTGCCGGCGTCATCCGCTAG
- a CDS encoding AMP-binding protein, which translates to MNLLSLLAGLTKSDPHATVAIDADPAQPVHVSRSELWRRALQLRADLATAGVGRGDAVALWLPNWSAVLDWHIATASLGAHTVGLDLAATPDTVASVLARAKPKVIALAHGPSAPVARDLPSPVRTLRAALDSLGSGTALTEQVPAVAVVTGPHDIPPVDPGNSDVGGGAWLPSTTTVGMPMPVTRGDELAVAFGPRLAAHRESAITRHAAAVADAIGIGADDTVACTLPLTGAFGFVLGLAALSGGATCLLEPSPTAEAVLDDLTRFGVTHLGVDTGFATALTGAWHRRPGPLPHLRWLGLSGPPSEPHDTDGADDTEEQARRAASWAEDKLGAVCAGGYGSAEVLALSAVQPAGSPRRWSQGGRLVSPGIEARVVDPGSGLPLVHGERGELQIRGYPVVEGYLGDEEATSARLAEHDWFPTGDLAVLSGSGELRRLGKIPAPHRD; encoded by the coding sequence GTGAATCTTCTGTCGTTGCTCGCTGGACTGACCAAGAGCGACCCACACGCCACCGTCGCGATCGATGCCGATCCCGCACAACCCGTGCACGTGAGCCGCTCCGAGCTGTGGCGGCGCGCGTTGCAGTTGCGCGCGGATCTGGCGACGGCGGGTGTGGGCCGCGGTGACGCCGTGGCGTTGTGGCTGCCCAACTGGTCGGCGGTGCTGGACTGGCATATCGCGACGGCCTCGCTCGGCGCGCACACCGTCGGCCTCGATCTGGCCGCCACTCCTGACACGGTCGCTTCGGTACTGGCGAGGGCGAAGCCCAAGGTGATCGCGCTGGCACACGGGCCGTCGGCGCCCGTCGCGCGCGATCTCCCCAGCCCCGTGCGCACTCTGCGGGCCGCGCTGGACTCGCTCGGTTCCGGCACCGCGCTCACCGAACAGGTTCCCGCCGTCGCCGTCGTCACCGGACCACACGACATCCCGCCCGTCGACCCCGGCAACAGCGACGTCGGTGGTGGCGCGTGGCTGCCGAGTACCACCACGGTGGGCATGCCGATGCCGGTGACCCGCGGCGACGAGCTCGCGGTCGCCTTCGGTCCTCGCCTCGCGGCACACCGGGAATCGGCGATCACTCGGCACGCGGCCGCCGTCGCGGACGCGATCGGCATCGGCGCCGACGACACCGTGGCGTGCACGCTTCCGCTCACCGGCGCCTTCGGCTTCGTGCTGGGGCTGGCCGCGCTCTCCGGCGGGGCGACCTGCCTGCTGGAACCCTCGCCAACGGCGGAGGCCGTGCTGGACGACCTGACCAGGTTCGGCGTGACCCACCTCGGCGTGGACACCGGATTCGCCACCGCGCTCACCGGTGCCTGGCACCGGCGGCCGGGACCCCTGCCCCACCTGCGCTGGCTCGGCCTCAGCGGCCCGCCCAGCGAGCCTCACGACACCGATGGCGCCGACGACACCGAGGAACAGGCACGGCGCGCGGCGAGCTGGGCGGAGGACAAACTGGGAGCCGTCTGCGCGGGTGGCTACGGTTCGGCGGAGGTACTGGCGTTGAGCGCCGTCCAGCCGGCCGGCTCGCCGCGACGGTGGTCGCAAGGCGGCAGGCTGGTGTCACCAGGCATCGAGGCGCGCGTCGTCGATCCCGGTTCGGGGCTGCCATTGGTCCACGGCGAGCGCGGCGAGCTACAGATTCGTGGTTACCCGGTCGTCGAGGGCTACCTCGGCGACGAGGAGGCGACCTCGGCGAGGCTCGCCGAGCACGACTGGTTCCCCACCGGCGACCTCGCCGTCCTCTCCGGCAGCGGTGAACTGCGGCGGCTCGGCAAAATCCCGGCACCACATCGCGACTGA
- a CDS encoding serine/threonine-protein kinase, translated as MIAGHYRLVEHVGSGAMGIVWRAIDERLERSVAVKQILPQPGLSEAERANVRQRAMREAKNAARFQHPNAIVVFDIAEHEGDPCLVMEYLPSRSLSAILAEHGTLPVAEVARIGEQVAAALVAAHRAGIVHRDIKPGNILIDDNGTCKIMDFGISRATGDLTLTQTGLIGGTPAYLSPDLARGADPTPSSDVFALGATLYQAIEGVPPYGDSTNQLALLYAAANGKVQPPTQSGPATALLMSLLRTDPEERPSMSEAKQRLTALAVSTSTAGEDTAKKLSSTLVSPPLLPVSGRKPAAADQGPNSPPAPPPPWQRNQSPAPPPPPSGGGQAPQPPPPEPSRDGARRKPLVFGAVGVAALIAAVILVVALNSGGNDENPNAQGATSTSSSTPPPSPSNPPPSTEESTANTAGTTVGWGEAGQVVQAFYSNPAGSWGLLTPAARAAYDNDQSEFTEYWSEHPSPSFGGIEAYKRENNPDGSVDMRFSVDIGDGNQQLILRVVNSGGTLLIDSDTRPDN; from the coding sequence TTGATCGCAGGCCACTATCGCCTCGTAGAGCACGTCGGCAGTGGTGCCATGGGCATCGTCTGGCGGGCGATCGATGAGCGTTTGGAACGTTCCGTCGCCGTCAAACAGATCCTGCCCCAGCCGGGACTCTCCGAGGCGGAACGAGCCAACGTCCGCCAGCGCGCGATGCGCGAGGCGAAGAACGCGGCCCGTTTCCAGCACCCCAACGCTATCGTCGTGTTCGATATCGCCGAGCACGAAGGCGATCCATGTCTTGTCATGGAATACCTGCCTTCGCGCAGTCTCTCCGCGATACTCGCCGAACACGGAACACTGCCGGTCGCGGAGGTCGCCCGCATCGGAGAGCAGGTCGCTGCCGCGCTCGTCGCCGCGCACAGGGCCGGAATCGTGCACCGCGACATCAAACCGGGCAACATCCTGATCGACGACAACGGCACCTGCAAGATCATGGATTTCGGTATCTCGCGGGCCACCGGTGACCTGACCCTCACCCAGACCGGGCTGATCGGCGGGACGCCCGCCTACCTCTCGCCCGACCTGGCTCGTGGCGCCGACCCCACGCCCAGTTCCGACGTCTTCGCGCTCGGCGCCACGCTGTACCAAGCGATCGAGGGGGTCCCGCCCTACGGCGACAGCACCAACCAGCTCGCGTTGCTGTACGCGGCGGCCAACGGCAAGGTGCAACCGCCGACCCAGTCAGGGCCGGCGACGGCGTTGCTGATGAGCCTGCTGCGCACCGACCCGGAAGAACGGCCGAGCATGTCGGAGGCGAAGCAGCGCCTCACCGCGCTCGCGGTCAGCACGAGCACAGCTGGCGAAGACACCGCCAAGAAGCTGTCCTCGACGCTGGTGTCCCCTCCACTGCTTCCGGTCTCCGGCCGTAAGCCCGCCGCGGCCGATCAAGGACCCAACAGTCCTCCCGCGCCGCCTCCGCCGTGGCAGCGCAACCAGTCGCCCGCGCCTCCCCCGCCTCCGAGCGGCGGCGGTCAGGCACCGCAGCCCCCTCCCCCCGAGCCGTCGCGGGACGGAGCCAGACGCAAGCCGCTCGTGTTCGGCGCGGTCGGCGTCGCGGCGCTCATCGCCGCGGTCATCCTGGTCGTCGCGTTGAATTCGGGCGGCAACGACGAGAACCCCAACGCCCAAGGCGCCACATCGACCTCGTCGTCCACCCCGCCGCCCAGTCCCAGCAACCCGCCGCCCTCCACCGAGGAGTCGACGGCCAACACCGCGGGAACCACCGTCGGCTGGGGCGAGGCCGGTCAGGTCGTGCAGGCGTTCTACAGCAACCCGGCAGGCTCATGGGGCCTGCTCACCCCCGCTGCTCGTGCCGCATACGACAACGACCAGTCCGAGTTCACCGAGTACTGGTCCGAGCACCCCTCGCCGTCGTTCGGCGGTATCGAGGCGTACAAGCGCGAGAACAATCCCGACGGTTCGGTCGACATGCGATTCAGCGTCGACATCGGCGACGGAAACCAGCAGCTGATCCTCCGTGTGGTCAACTCGGGCGGAACACTGCTGATCGACAGCGACACCCGGCCGGACAACTGA
- the msrB gene encoding peptide-methionine (R)-S-oxide reductase MsrB — protein sequence MEPATGTNRAKVEKSEEQWRAELSAPEFAVLRKAATEPAFTGEYTDTKTTGLYECRACGAELFRSDTKFDSHCGWPSFYDPSDSDAVILREDTSLGMRRVEVLCATCDSHLGHVFEGEGYATPTDQRYCINSIALRLVPGEG from the coding sequence ATGGAACCTGCCACTGGAACCAACCGCGCCAAGGTCGAGAAGTCCGAGGAGCAGTGGCGCGCGGAGTTGTCGGCCCCCGAGTTCGCGGTGCTGCGCAAGGCGGCGACCGAACCGGCCTTCACCGGCGAATACACCGACACCAAGACGACGGGGCTCTACGAGTGCCGCGCGTGTGGCGCCGAACTGTTCCGCAGCGACACGAAGTTCGACAGCCATTGCGGCTGGCCCTCGTTCTACGACCCTTCCGACAGCGACGCGGTAATCCTGCGCGAGGACACGTCCCTCGGCATGAGGCGCGTCGAGGTGTTGTGCGCCACGTGCGACAGCCACCTCGGGCACGTCTTCGAAGGGGAGGGCTACGCCACCCCGACCGACCAGCGCTACTGCATCAACTCGATCGCGCTGCGCCTGGTGCCCGGGGAAGGCTGA
- a CDS encoding TVP38/TMEM64 family protein has product MDTPAVLYRGEVTGKTKLIIGIAVGAAFVVAALTLPVPSPSELRAMAGEAGTPGAFAFLGAYVVATVLPIPRTVFNLASGLLLGHVLGILVALTATILSGLLGFLLARALGKDVVTRHLHRKPVRVVNERLSGGGVIAVASLRLIPVVPFAPLSYCCGISSLRLRPYLAGTFLGSVPGTVAIVVLGDALTGTTPPALLACYVMFALLGAIGLWRVVRATAPPPTEAEYAAR; this is encoded by the coding sequence ATGGACACCCCGGCGGTGCTCTACCGTGGAGAGGTGACCGGCAAAACCAAGTTGATCATCGGAATCGCCGTTGGCGCGGCATTCGTGGTCGCCGCGCTCACCCTGCCGGTGCCCTCACCTTCCGAGCTGCGCGCGATGGCCGGCGAGGCGGGCACGCCAGGGGCGTTCGCGTTTCTCGGCGCGTACGTGGTCGCGACGGTGTTGCCCATCCCCCGGACGGTATTCAATCTCGCCTCGGGTCTTCTACTCGGCCACGTACTGGGGATTCTCGTCGCGCTCACGGCGACGATATTGTCGGGACTGCTTGGTTTCCTGCTCGCCCGCGCGCTGGGCAAGGACGTGGTGACGCGGCATCTTCACCGGAAACCGGTAAGGGTGGTCAACGAACGGCTTTCCGGTGGCGGAGTGATCGCCGTCGCGTCGTTGCGGCTGATCCCCGTTGTTCCCTTCGCGCCGTTGAGCTATTGCTGCGGCATCTCCTCGTTGCGGCTTCGTCCTTATCTGGCAGGGACTTTCCTCGGCAGCGTTCCCGGAACGGTCGCCATCGTGGTGCTCGGCGACGCGCTGACGGGAACCACGCCACCCGCACTATTGGCGTGCTACGTAATGTTCGCTCTGCTCGGCGCGATAGGGTTGTGGCGCGTCGTTCGCGCGACGGCACCACCTCCGACGGAGGCCGAGTACGCCGCGCGGTAA
- the hemE gene encoding uroporphyrinogen decarboxylase — protein sequence MPGSPGSPAAARRDLAEAPLLVAARGGTPSHLPVWFMRQAGRSLPEYRSLREGVPMMRACFDPALLAEITMQPVRRHGVDAAILFSDIVVPLFAAGVAVDIVPGTGPVVAEPIRTAKAVAELPGLSAGQVEPVTDGIALLLRELGETPLIGFAGAPFTLASYLIEGGPSRNHEHTKALMHAEPELWHALADKLADVTLAFLRAQLDAGVDAVQLFDSWAGALSRRDYREFVFPHSAKVLAGVAGYGVPRIHFGVGTGELLPAMREAGADVVGVDWRIPLDEATSRLTEATGTAPVVQGNLDPALLMASWPVIEAEVRRIADEGKAARGHIFNLGHGVLPETDPTVLTRVVELVHSL from the coding sequence GTGCCCGGTTCGCCGGGTTCCCCGGCAGCCGCGCGCCGGGACCTCGCGGAGGCCCCGTTGCTGGTCGCCGCGCGCGGGGGCACCCCGAGCCACCTTCCGGTCTGGTTCATGCGCCAGGCGGGGCGCTCGCTGCCGGAGTACCGCTCGCTACGCGAGGGCGTGCCGATGATGCGGGCCTGCTTCGATCCGGCGCTGCTCGCCGAGATCACCATGCAGCCGGTGCGCAGGCACGGCGTCGACGCCGCGATCCTGTTCTCCGACATCGTCGTGCCACTGTTCGCCGCCGGGGTCGCGGTGGACATCGTGCCGGGCACCGGCCCTGTCGTCGCGGAGCCGATCAGGACCGCGAAGGCCGTCGCCGAGCTGCCCGGGCTGAGCGCCGGCCAGGTCGAGCCCGTCACCGACGGGATCGCGCTGCTGCTGAGGGAACTGGGCGAGACGCCGCTGATCGGTTTCGCGGGCGCGCCGTTCACGCTGGCCTCCTACCTCATTGAGGGGGGACCGAGCCGCAACCACGAGCACACCAAGGCGCTCATGCACGCCGAGCCCGAGCTGTGGCACGCGCTCGCGGACAAGCTCGCCGACGTCACCCTCGCGTTCCTGCGGGCACAGCTCGACGCGGGCGTCGACGCGGTCCAGCTCTTCGATTCCTGGGCGGGCGCGCTGTCGCGGCGCGACTACCGTGAATTCGTGTTCCCGCACTCGGCCAAGGTGCTTGCCGGTGTCGCCGGGTACGGCGTGCCCCGCATCCACTTCGGCGTCGGCACCGGGGAGCTGCTGCCCGCGATGAGAGAAGCGGGCGCGGACGTCGTCGGTGTCGACTGGAGGATTCCGCTCGACGAGGCGACCAGCAGGCTCACCGAGGCCACCGGCACGGCTCCCGTCGTGCAGGGCAACCTCGATCCGGCGCTGCTGATGGCGTCGTGGCCGGTCATCGAGGCCGAGGTACGGCGCATCGCCGATGAGGGCAAGGCGGCGAGGGGCCACATCTTCAACCTCGGGCACGGTGTGCTGCCCGAGACCGATCCCACTGTGCTGACGAGAGTCGTCGAACTCGTCCACAGTCTGTAA
- a CDS encoding pyridoxamine 5'-phosphate oxidase family protein: MNDAAGRRMEQVDDRTALRLLSSVAYGRLAYSRHALPTIRPVNHLLDNGNILVYSRIDDGLDGAAGQIVAYEADSIGTAGELDWNVVVTGKAQLVGDDLAAAWFTKLLGIGAGPEPGTVLRISAELVAGYALPGEPG; encoded by the coding sequence ATGAACGACGCCGCGGGACGGCGAATGGAGCAGGTCGACGACCGGACGGCACTCCGCCTGCTGAGCAGTGTTGCCTACGGCAGGCTCGCCTACAGCAGGCACGCGCTGCCCACCATCCGGCCGGTGAACCACCTGCTGGACAACGGGAACATCCTCGTATACAGCCGCATCGACGACGGGCTCGACGGCGCCGCTGGCCAGATCGTGGCCTACGAGGCCGATTCGATCGGGACGGCGGGCGAACTCGACTGGAACGTCGTCGTCACGGGAAAGGCGCAGCTCGTCGGCGACGACCTCGCGGCGGCGTGGTTCACCAAGCTGCTCGGCATCGGCGCGGGACCCGAGCCGGGTACGGTGCTGCGGATCTCCGCCGAACTCGTCGCCGGATACGCGTTACCGGGCGAACCCGGCTGA